The Pseudomonas sp. LFM046 region TGATAGTGGCGCGACTCGCTCTTCAGCAGTCCGCCATAGAACTTGCCCAACTCCTCGTCCAGATGCGGCACCAGGGCCTCAAAGCGCTCGCAGGAGCGCGCTTCGATGAAGGCCCCTACCACCAGTGTGTCCACCAGCTTGTGCGGCTCATGGCTGCGCACCAGCTTGCGCAGGCCTGAGGCGTAGCGGGATGCGGACACGGGTTTGAGGTCGATCTTGCGGCGCTTCATGATCCGCAGCACTTGCTCGTGATGCACCAACTCCTCACGCGCCAGGCGCGACATGAAGTTGATCAGGTCGAGTTGGGTAGCGTACTTCGCCATCAACGCCATGGCCGTGGACGCTGCCTTGTACTCATTGTTCTTGTGGTCGATCAGCAGGGTCTCCTGATCGGCCAACGCAGCTGCCACCCAGGCGTCAGGCGTACGGCAACCAAGAAAGTCATGGATTTCAGGCAGGTTCACAGGCAGGTCTCGTCAGGCTGGGTGCCGCGCTGGCCGGGCTCCCGAAGGCGGAGCATTATACGAATGCAGGACGCGACGACCAGTCCGAGTGGCTTGAGATATATCAAGAACACGAAAGCCGATTCGGGGCTAAATTTGCTTTGGCTATAAGCAACCGACAGGGAGATCAGGACCATGCAAGCCATACGCAGCATTCTGGTGGTATTGGAGCCGGACCGGCCGGAGGGCCTTGCCCTGAAAAGGGCGAAACTGATCGCCGGGGTGACCCAGTCGCACCTGCATCTCTTGATCTGCGATCGCAAGGGTGATCATGCCGACTACCTGAGTGACCTGGCCGATTCGCTCAGGGCCGAGGGTCATAGCGTCAGCACCCAGCAGAGCTGGCTCGACAACCAATACCAGACCATCATCGCTGCGCAGCAAGCGGAAGGTTGCGGCCTGGTGATCAAGCAGCACGTGCCGGACAACCCGCTGAAGAAGGCCCTGCTCACACCGGATGACTGGAAGTTGCTGCGGTTCTGTCCGGGGCCCGTCCTGATGGTCAAGACTGACTCGCCCTGGGCTGGCGGCAACATCCTCGCCGCGGTAGACGTGGGCAACAGCGACAGCGAGCACCGCACCCTGCATGCCACCATTGTCAGCCACGGCTACGACATTGCCAGCCTCGCCCACGGCACCCTGCACGTGATCAGCGCCCACCCCTCCCCCATGCTCTCGGCGGCGGACCCCACGTTCCAGCTAAAGGAAACCATCGAGGCCCGCTATCGGGACGAATGCCGCGCCTTCCAGGCCGAATACGACATCAGTGACGAACGGCTGCATATCGAAGAAGGCCCCGCCGACGTGCTCATCCCCCACATCGTCCACAAGCTGGGGGCGGTCGTCACGGTAATAGGAACGGTGGCGCGTTCCGGCCTGTCCGGCGCACTGATCGGCAATACGGCAGAAGTGGTGCTGGATACGCTGGAAAGCGATGTGCTGGTCCTCAAGCCCGAGGCCATCATCGCCCACCTGGAGGAGCTGGTCGCCCAGCGCTGAGCCCATAAGACAGAGAAAAGCCGCCCTCGGGCGGCTTTTTTCATGCGGTCAGACGCGGATTTCCATGCCTTCGCGGAGGAAGCGCGGGGCGATATAGCGCTCGTAGTGAGCTTCGGAGAGCAGGAAGAATTCGCGATCGATGGCTTCCCGCAGGTCCGGCAGCGCCCAGCCGCGAAACTCCGGCAGCAGCGCGATGCCGTAGGCATCCAGGCGGCTGATCATGCGCGAGCCCCGCGCAATCAGTTGGTAAGCCCAGCAGTAGTGAGACTGCTCCGGTACGAAGCGCACCTGATGCTGCTCCAGTTGTCGACGCAACCGATCAGGGTCGAACACTTCCAGCTTGGCTGCCATCACCTGCACCAGGAGGATTTCCAGGCGCCGCCATACCGCGCGCTTCTCCTCCTCGTTGTAGAGGTTCCAGTTCACCACCTCGTGATGGAAGCGCTTGCAGCCACGGCACACATGGTCGCCATAGACAGTGGAACAGAGGCCGACGCAAGGCGTCTTGATGCGCTGGTTGGACATGGTGAAAACGGATTCGGCGGGTGAAACAGGGGCGCCATCTTAGCCCTTTGTCTAATCAGGGTCACCCTCGGCCAAATGGGGATTTCGTCTTAACTTTGCCACGTCTTTCCATTAGAATCGGCGCGCCATTTAAGGCGCCGATATCCGTTGGAAGCTGTTTTCAAAGCGTCACGAGCACAGTTCATCCGGCAGGAAACAATGGCGTCGGGCATCTCGACCGGGATGTTCGCCGCCAGCCCTCATCAGGCCTTCCTTCCGGCGTAAAACTTTGAAAACAGCTTCTCGATGGAGGCCGCCGAAGCCTTGGCCAGACAGCCCAAAAAGCTGTGCGGCGCATGTGTTCGGCGGATTCCTGGATGAGCGCCCTGGACGACTCCAGGGCCACTGATGAGGGTAAAACTGTGCTTGAAGCCTATCGCAAACACGTAGAAGAGCGTGCCGCCCAGGGCGTCGTGCCCCAGCCGTTGAACGCCGAACAAACCGCAGGCCTGGTCGAGCTGCTGAAAAACCCGCCGGCCGGTGAAGAAGCCTTCCTCCTGGATCTGATCACCAACCGCGTACCGCCGGGTGTCGACGAAGCCGCCTACGTCAAAGCGGGCTTCCTCTCCGCCATCGTCAAGGGCGAAGCCAACTCCCCGCTGATTTCCAAAGAACGCGCCACCGAACTGCTGGGCACCATGCAGGGCGGCTACAACATCGCCACCCTGGTCGAGTTGCTGGACGACGCTGCCCTGGCCAATGTTGCCGCCGAGCAACTGAAGCACACCCTGCTGATGTTCGACGCCTTCCACGACGTCGCCGAGCGCGCCAAGAAAGGCAACGCCGCTGCCCAAGCCGTGCTCAAGTCCTGGGCCGAAGGCGAGTGGTTCGTCAACAAGCCCGCCGTACCGGAAAAGGTCACCCTGACCGTGTTCAAGGTGCCTGGCGAAACCAACACCGACGACCTGTCCCCCGCTCCGGACGCCTGGTCCCGCCCTGACATCCCGCTGCACGCCCTGGCCATGCTGAAGATGGCCCGCGACGGCATCGAGCCGATCCAGCCGGGCTCCGTCGGTCCGCTGAAGCAGATCGAAGCGGTCAAGGCCAAGGGCTTCCCGGTCGCCTACGTCGGTGACGTGGTCGGTACCGGTTCTTCCCGCAAGTCCGCCACCAACTCCGTGCTGTGGT contains the following coding sequences:
- the miaE gene encoding tRNA isopentenyl-2-thiomethyl-A-37 hydroxylase MiaE; its protein translation is MNLPEIHDFLGCRTPDAWVAAALADQETLLIDHKNNEYKAASTAMALMAKYATQLDLINFMSRLAREELVHHEQVLRIMKRRKIDLKPVSASRYASGLRKLVRSHEPHKLVDTLVVGAFIEARSCERFEALVPHLDEELGKFYGGLLKSESRHYQGYLKLAYQYGDAKDVDRTIEKVRAAERELIESLDEEFRFHSGVPA
- a CDS encoding universal stress protein gives rise to the protein MQAIRSILVVLEPDRPEGLALKRAKLIAGVTQSHLHLLICDRKGDHADYLSDLADSLRAEGHSVSTQQSWLDNQYQTIIAAQQAEGCGLVIKQHVPDNPLKKALLTPDDWKLLRFCPGPVLMVKTDSPWAGGNILAAVDVGNSDSEHRTLHATIVSHGYDIASLAHGTLHVISAHPSPMLSAADPTFQLKETIEARYRDECRAFQAEYDISDERLHIEEGPADVLIPHIVHKLGAVVTVIGTVARSGLSGALIGNTAEVVLDTLESDVLVLKPEAIIAHLEELVAQR
- a CDS encoding DUF1289 domain-containing protein, which gives rise to MSNQRIKTPCVGLCSTVYGDHVCRGCKRFHHEVVNWNLYNEEEKRAVWRRLEILLVQVMAAKLEVFDPDRLRRQLEQHQVRFVPEQSHYCWAYQLIARGSRMISRLDAYGIALLPEFRGWALPDLREAIDREFFLLSEAHYERYIAPRFLREGMEIRV